A genome region from Balneolaceae bacterium includes the following:
- a CDS encoding glycoside hydrolase family 97 protein, giving the protein MTDFLPSLRHFLSLLTIAALAAVQGCAPQGPANISSPDGQVQLTFSLQKGVPVYEASYKGVSFLRPSRLGLDFMDQPALDSAFTITSIRVDRRDTTWASPYGTADSVRNRYRQLTVELRELADPGRTLQLQFRTYDEGLAFRYIVPEQPDLDNLTVREELSTFRFASDYTGFAMRRSGFGDNYEGFYRPRRLSQIAPDSLTAMPLTLELRNGWAALTEAALTGYAGMSLTGSPDRPATLRAALAPLPGEESGGAKARVSAPFRTPWRTVLLADRAGELATSHLVQNLNEPSRIADTSWIRPGQIIWPWWNGRIAGDLPLSGEPGTSVMKYYIDFAAEHDISALLVDAGWYSLEGEAWRSPEEQNLLTMEETRAGHYDVQEVIRYGSEKDVDVHLWVHLNSLAGQAEDILSTWAQWGAAGIKVDSYGGDHQELVDDLQEIVRIAARHELMVNYHGAYKPTGWERTWPNFMTREGVFGLEQSKGSPRPDATHNVILPYTRMVAGAMDYTPGAFDLDGTPEHPKHVQTTLAHQVAMYVVYYSPQQMLVDYPDAYRSRPGPFRIVRNIPATWSESRFLDGRPGEYVVMARRSGHTWHLGAMTGNEGRTVQVPLDFLEEDVSYRARSLMDGSDADADPSSVTMADGRYSSRDTLSLVLAGSGGAAIRFWPSSGDR; this is encoded by the coding sequence ATGACCGATTTCCTGCCTTCCCTTCGACATTTTCTTTCCCTCCTGACCATCGCCGCCCTGGCGGCAGTTCAGGGCTGCGCGCCGCAAGGTCCCGCCAACATCAGCTCACCCGACGGACAGGTGCAGCTCACCTTTTCGCTGCAGAAGGGCGTTCCCGTCTACGAGGCCAGCTACAAGGGGGTGTCCTTCCTTCGGCCCTCCCGCCTGGGCCTGGACTTCATGGACCAACCGGCCCTCGACTCCGCCTTCACCATTACCTCCATCCGCGTGGATCGCCGGGACACCACCTGGGCATCTCCCTACGGGACTGCCGACAGCGTACGCAACCGATACCGGCAACTCACCGTGGAGCTTCGCGAGCTGGCAGATCCCGGACGCACCCTCCAGCTGCAGTTCCGGACCTATGACGAGGGACTGGCGTTTCGTTATATAGTTCCTGAGCAGCCGGACCTGGACAACCTGACCGTCCGCGAGGAGCTCAGCACCTTTCGCTTTGCATCCGACTACACGGGCTTTGCCATGCGCCGTTCGGGATTCGGTGACAACTACGAAGGATTCTACCGGCCGCGCAGGCTCAGCCAGATTGCCCCCGATTCGCTGACCGCCATGCCCCTGACCCTGGAGCTGCGCAACGGTTGGGCCGCCCTCACCGAGGCTGCCCTCACCGGCTACGCGGGCATGTCCCTTACCGGATCGCCCGACCGTCCGGCCACCCTGCGCGCCGCCCTTGCGCCCCTGCCCGGTGAAGAGAGCGGCGGGGCCAAAGCACGTGTGTCCGCACCCTTCCGTACCCCCTGGCGTACGGTGTTGCTGGCCGACCGAGCCGGAGAGCTTGCCACTTCCCACCTGGTGCAAAACCTCAACGAGCCGAGCCGTATCGCCGACACCTCCTGGATCCGTCCCGGGCAGATTATCTGGCCCTGGTGGAACGGCCGCATTGCAGGCGATCTGCCCCTCAGCGGGGAGCCCGGCACGTCGGTCATGAAGTACTACATCGATTTCGCGGCCGAGCACGACATCTCTGCCCTGCTGGTGGACGCCGGCTGGTACTCCCTGGAGGGCGAAGCGTGGCGCTCCCCCGAGGAGCAAAATCTGCTGACGATGGAGGAGACGCGCGCCGGCCATTACGACGTACAGGAGGTCATCCGCTACGGCAGCGAAAAGGATGTGGACGTGCATCTATGGGTGCACCTGAATTCCCTGGCCGGGCAAGCAGAGGACATACTCTCCACCTGGGCCCAATGGGGCGCCGCGGGCATCAAGGTCGACAGCTACGGGGGCGACCACCAGGAGCTGGTGGACGATCTGCAGGAGATCGTGCGCATCGCGGCCCGGCATGAGCTTATGGTCAACTACCACGGAGCCTACAAGCCCACCGGCTGGGAGCGCACCTGGCCCAACTTCATGACGAGGGAGGGCGTCTTCGGGCTGGAGCAGTCCAAGGGATCCCCCCGCCCGGACGCCACCCACAACGTTATTCTTCCCTATACGCGCATGGTCGCCGGAGCCATGGACTACACGCCCGGCGCCTTCGATCTGGACGGTACACCGGAACATCCGAAGCATGTACAGACTACCCTCGCCCACCAGGTGGCGATGTATGTGGTCTACTACTCCCCCCAGCAGATGCTGGTAGACTATCCGGACGCCTACCGCTCCCGTCCCGGTCCCTTCCGCATTGTGAGGAATATCCCCGCGACGTGGAGCGAATCCCGCTTCCTGGACGGGCGGCCGGGCGAATACGTGGTTATGGCGCGGCGCAGCGGACATACCTGGCACCTGGGCGCCATGACGGGCAACGAAGGGCGTACCGTGCAAGTGCCTCTCGACTTCCTGGAGGAGGATGTCAGCTACCGGGCGCGCAGCCTGATGGATGGTTCCGACGCCGACGCGGACCCCTCATCGGTGACCATGGCCGACGGCAGGTACAGCTCC
- a CDS encoding TonB-dependent receptor plug domain-containing protein: protein MKFHRSSRITLLILLAAFMVPLSCSDLTNVEEPSGTTPESEAVEAEITAKEDDSTATFKAEASMEHSDQPLYIVDGVRMSVSSGNIEKGENPLSELDPKTIESIEVLKDAAAASIYGAQAQNGVVKIRTKGNKKDGSDQEG from the coding sequence ATGAAATTTCATCGCTCTTCCCGCATCACCCTTCTCATCCTGCTCGCCGCATTCATGGTACCGCTCTCATGTTCGGACCTGACCAACGTAGAGGAACCCTCCGGTACTACGCCGGAATCCGAGGCCGTCGAAGCCGAAATCACGGCGAAGGAGGATGACAGCACCGCAACCTTCAAGGCGGAGGCCAGCATGGAGCATTCCGACCAGCCGCTTTACATCGTGGACGGCGTCAGGATGTCCGTATCCAGCGGTAACATCGAAAAAGGAGAGAATCCGCTGAGTGAGCTCGACCCAAAAACCATCGAGTCTATTGAGGTGCTCAAAGACGCAGCTGCCGCCTCCATCTACGGTGCGCAGGCACAAAACGGCGTAGTCAAAATACGAACCAAGGGAAATAAGAAGGACGGGTCTGACCAGGAGGGCTGA
- a CDS encoding amidohydrolase family protein, whose amino-acid sequence MSGLKKFLIGAGLFILLLTLAGWLLLGVYVFPGQESHSGQTALVNGNFLTMAADTPHVVTDRALLIENGTIHGFVPSGELPEQAERVDLQGGWATPGLFDLHVHLGGVPMAEGYGVPAMILEYARQFRNTRKKFLRYGVTSITSLGDMHPMTMNMRDRLRSGELAGPRLRVAGPTLTAPGGHPVSTIYRGRQRLIESAARQLAHPDSARQVVDNLVEDGVDLIKIIYTAGRNDTLPRMKYPVMEAIVDRAHRHGRKAVVHVDTRKDLADAIRAGADGVEHLAIGPGREADSLLTAMAEREVVQVPTLAVMDSFMDEQRMDSVMSHFTRWLDHDIPIALGTDAGNIPAGESVYRELALYEEAGMSTYDALQSATINAARHAGVADQLGSLEAGKKADIAVFRRHPLEQLGELSAPAMVFKGGIRPLAE is encoded by the coding sequence ATGAGCGGACTCAAGAAATTCCTGATCGGCGCGGGCCTTTTCATCCTTCTGCTAACCCTTGCCGGCTGGCTGCTCCTTGGGGTCTACGTCTTCCCCGGCCAGGAGTCCCACAGCGGACAGACGGCCCTGGTAAACGGCAACTTCCTCACCATGGCGGCCGACACGCCCCATGTGGTCACCGACCGGGCCCTGCTGATTGAAAACGGCACCATCCACGGCTTTGTGCCGTCGGGTGAGCTCCCGGAGCAGGCCGAACGTGTAGACCTGCAGGGCGGCTGGGCCACGCCCGGACTTTTCGACCTGCACGTACACCTGGGCGGTGTTCCCATGGCTGAGGGATACGGCGTGCCCGCCATGATCCTGGAGTATGCGCGGCAGTTCCGCAATACGCGCAAGAAGTTTCTCCGCTATGGTGTGACCTCCATCACCTCCCTGGGCGATATGCATCCGATGACCATGAACATGCGCGACCGCCTGCGGTCCGGTGAGCTGGCGGGTCCTCGACTGCGGGTGGCCGGCCCCACCCTCACGGCTCCAGGCGGGCACCCGGTCAGTACCATTTACCGCGGCAGGCAGCGCCTTATTGAATCGGCGGCCCGGCAACTGGCCCATCCCGACAGCGCCCGGCAGGTGGTGGACAACCTCGTCGAAGACGGGGTGGACCTGATCAAGATTATCTACACGGCCGGCCGCAACGACACCCTCCCCCGTATGAAGTACCCGGTAATGGAAGCCATTGTCGATCGCGCGCACCGCCACGGCAGGAAGGCGGTAGTGCACGTGGACACGCGCAAAGACCTGGCCGACGCCATACGAGCCGGTGCCGACGGGGTGGAGCACCTGGCGATCGGACCGGGCAGGGAGGCCGACAGCCTGCTGACGGCAATGGCCGAACGAGAGGTGGTGCAGGTTCCCACCCTGGCGGTCATGGATTCCTTCATGGACGAGCAGCGCATGGACAGCGTGATGAGCCACTTCACCCGCTGGCTGGATCATGATATACCCATCGCCCTGGGCACCGACGCCGGTAACATCCCCGCCGGAGAGAGTGTCTACCGCGAGCTTGCGCTGTACGAGGAGGCGGGCATGTCGACGTACGACGCCCTGCAGTCGGCCACCATCAACGCCGCCCGGCATGCGGGCGTGGCGGACCAGTTGGGCAGCCTGGAGGCCGGTAAAAAGGCGGACATCGCGGTTTTCCGGCGCCATCCACTGGAGCAGCTGGGAGAACTATCCGCCCCCGCCATGGTGTTCAAAGGTGGGATACGTCCCCTGGCCGAATAG
- a CDS encoding cupin domain-containing protein, translated as MKADDLQEHPEGGRFQEVFRSNVTVSRIGPGGETGSADSRTRAALTHIYFSLESGEVSAFHKVASDEVWNLYRGQGLKLHVWDGTHTPPETHILSRDSGHFCEVVPAGCWQAAEPLSGTVLAGCTVAPGFEFEDFELMETGSEEARLLATLSNGWDRFLS; from the coding sequence ATGAAAGCCGACGACCTGCAGGAACATCCCGAAGGGGGACGCTTTCAGGAAGTATTCCGCTCCAACGTCACCGTATCGCGCATCGGGCCTGGCGGCGAAACGGGCTCCGCAGATAGTCGCACCCGCGCCGCCCTCACCCACATCTATTTCTCCCTGGAATCCGGGGAGGTCAGCGCCTTTCATAAAGTGGCCTCCGACGAAGTCTGGAATCTTTACCGCGGGCAGGGGTTGAAGCTTCATGTTTGGGATGGTACTCACACACCACCCGAGACGCATATTCTCTCCCGCGATTCAGGCCACTTCTGCGAGGTGGTGCCCGCAGGCTGCTGGCAGGCGGCTGAACCCCTCTCCGGAACCGTCCTTGCAGGCTGTACGGTGGCACCCGGATTCGAGTTCGAGGATTTTGAGCTGATGGAGACAGGCTCCGAGGAGGCCCGCCTGCTTGCCACCCTGTCGAATGGCTGGGACCGCTTTCTTTCCTGA
- a CDS encoding TonB-dependent receptor, with amino-acid sequence MRHVLFSSWTVFLLLVLAVSLPAAAQNTGTLAGYVTDAQTGETLPGATVVLEGTTQGAAADSSGYFLIENISPGSYTVTASFVGYQSVSRYNVTVNSGGNPDLNFQLKPAVSELGQISVSPDPYDRPPENPLSRRELSQVQITSYPGGNNDIAKVVQSLPGVSGSVAGFRNDVIIRGGAPSENVYYLDGIEIPVINHFATQGSAGGPVGLLNVSFFEGVSLSTSSFPAKYGNALSGVLQFNQREGNARQLDANLRVGASETALTVEGPLFTPSGESYSKTTFIASVRRSYLQLLFQLIDLPFLPDYWDYQYKLNHKIDAYNELNVTGVGSVDDFRINKPDNITPEQQATLDQVPIIKQWSSTGGISWRHRFRNYDGYLLSSLSTSAFDNAFSRYRDNANQEGLIQNTESRRWNNTLRSEYNRFIGPWTVNAGFMAENVSYRSSSFRSSDEVSFTSNFNYWRYGLFGQVTREWMQGRLTASVGVRTDGNSFTRGGANLWETLSPRVALSYELDPESRWEVNASVGRYYKLPPTTLLGYREEGHFANRDADYIRSDHYVAGIGFTPRRSTEFSLEGFYKQYSAYPVSTADGVSLANLGADFDIFGNEAVRSEGKGRAYGLEFTVQQKLRSNLYGILAYTLYRSEFTGLESDNYLPSRWDNRHLLTFTGGYQLPRNWEVGARLRILGGAPYPELDREASEESYPRLKFNYGNLGDQRLDVYNTLDVRIDKKWNFNRWSLNLYFEVSNVLGSNLPNPPEYGLARNTDGSPVVPRQIVPIENVDNSSTLPTLGLVVNL; translated from the coding sequence GTGCGACACGTTCTTTTCAGCAGTTGGACGGTCTTCCTGCTGCTGGTTCTGGCCGTTTCCCTGCCGGCTGCCGCCCAGAATACAGGAACGCTCGCCGGATACGTAACCGATGCCCAGACCGGCGAAACCCTACCGGGCGCCACCGTGGTATTGGAAGGCACGACGCAAGGGGCCGCTGCTGATTCCAGCGGATATTTTCTCATAGAGAACATATCTCCTGGATCCTACACCGTCACCGCCAGTTTCGTAGGGTACCAATCGGTGTCCCGATATAATGTGACCGTCAATTCCGGCGGAAATCCCGATCTGAATTTCCAACTCAAGCCGGCCGTCAGCGAGCTTGGCCAGATTTCGGTTTCGCCTGACCCCTACGACCGCCCCCCGGAAAATCCCCTCTCCCGCCGGGAGCTCTCCCAGGTGCAGATCACCTCCTATCCCGGGGGTAACAATGACATTGCCAAGGTGGTACAGTCGCTACCTGGTGTCTCGGGCTCGGTGGCCGGATTCCGTAACGACGTCATCATACGGGGCGGGGCGCCCAGTGAAAACGTATACTACCTTGACGGCATAGAAATCCCTGTCATCAACCACTTCGCTACCCAGGGGAGTGCCGGGGGACCCGTGGGATTGCTTAACGTGTCATTTTTCGAGGGTGTGAGCCTGAGCACCAGTTCCTTCCCGGCCAAATACGGTAATGCACTTTCCGGCGTGCTGCAGTTTAACCAGCGAGAAGGCAACGCGCGCCAGCTCGACGCCAACCTCAGGGTGGGAGCCAGTGAGACGGCCTTGACGGTGGAGGGACCCCTTTTCACGCCTTCCGGTGAGTCCTATTCCAAAACCACCTTTATCGCATCCGTCCGGCGCTCCTACCTGCAACTTCTTTTCCAACTCATCGACCTTCCCTTCCTGCCGGACTATTGGGACTACCAGTACAAGCTAAACCATAAGATCGACGCCTACAACGAACTCAATGTCACCGGCGTGGGCTCGGTTGACGACTTTCGCATCAACAAGCCTGACAACATCACACCGGAGCAGCAGGCCACTCTCGACCAGGTGCCCATTATCAAACAGTGGAGCAGCACCGGGGGCATAAGCTGGCGACACCGTTTCCGCAACTACGACGGCTACCTGCTTTCCAGCCTGAGCACCAGCGCCTTCGACAACGCTTTCAGCCGCTACCGTGACAACGCGAACCAAGAGGGTCTTATTCAGAACACCGAGAGCCGCCGCTGGAACAACACTCTCCGCAGCGAATACAACCGTTTTATTGGACCCTGGACTGTCAACGCAGGCTTCATGGCAGAAAACGTCAGCTACCGCTCGAGCAGCTTTCGCAGCTCTGACGAGGTGTCTTTCACGAGTAACTTCAACTACTGGCGCTACGGACTGTTCGGGCAGGTCACCCGCGAATGGATGCAGGGGCGACTGACGGCCTCCGTTGGAGTTCGGACGGACGGCAACAGCTTTACCCGCGGAGGCGCCAATCTCTGGGAAACGCTTTCCCCGCGTGTGGCTCTTTCGTACGAGCTGGACCCGGAGAGCCGATGGGAGGTCAATGCCTCGGTCGGGCGCTACTACAAGCTGCCTCCCACTACTCTTCTGGGCTACCGGGAAGAGGGACACTTTGCGAACAGGGACGCTGACTACATCCGCAGCGATCATTACGTGGCCGGCATAGGATTTACTCCCCGCAGGTCGACCGAGTTCTCCCTGGAGGGTTTCTACAAGCAATACTCCGCCTACCCGGTATCCACTGCTGACGGCGTCTCCCTGGCCAACCTCGGAGCAGACTTTGACATCTTCGGTAACGAGGCGGTACGCAGCGAGGGGAAGGGACGCGCCTACGGTCTTGAATTTACCGTACAGCAAAAACTGCGGTCCAATCTCTACGGCATCCTCGCCTATACCCTCTACCGGAGCGAATTCACCGGGCTGGAATCTGACAATTATCTCCCTTCACGATGGGACAACCGCCACCTGCTCACCTTTACCGGCGGGTACCAGCTTCCACGCAACTGGGAAGTCGGAGCGAGGCTCAGAATCCTTGGAGGCGCACCCTACCCGGAACTGGATCGGGAAGCGAGCGAGGAGAGCTATCCCCGTCTGAAGTTTAACTACGGCAACCTGGGTGATCAGCGGCTGGATGTGTACAATACCCTCGACGTCCGCATTGACAAGAAATGGAATTTCAACCGCTGGTCGCTGAATCTATATTTCGAGGTTTCCAACGTTTTGGGCAGCAATCTCCCCAATCCACCCGAGTACGGCCTTGCCCGAAATACCGACGGATCGCCCGTTGTACCGCGGCAAATCGTGCCCATCGAGAATGTGGACAACTCCAGTACCCTTCCCACACTGGGCTTGGTCGTCAACCTGTAG
- a CDS encoding cyclase family protein, with product MKQVSNFQAVLAGALMLILAGCTAPGDNSPNGQAGPGGTGDFPGGEIVDLSYAYNDSTVFWPTAGEFELTVDSEGMTEAGHFYSANSFSMAEHGGTHLDAPYHFYEEGITMDQIPPEQLMGEGIVVDVSDSALANPDYRVQISDFQAWEQENGQIPAGAIVIVRTGYGQFWPDRERYMGTAERGPDAVADLHFPGLHPEAAEWLTSERDIKMLGLDTPSLDYGQSTDFRSHVILASHDIAGLENLANLERLPSQGFRVIALPMKIEGGSGGPVRVLAILHDTE from the coding sequence ATGAAACAGGTAAGCAATTTTCAGGCGGTACTCGCAGGGGCACTGATGCTCATCCTCGCTGGCTGCACCGCGCCGGGCGACAACAGCCCAAACGGCCAGGCGGGTCCCGGCGGGACGGGCGACTTTCCCGGGGGCGAGATCGTAGACCTCTCCTACGCCTATAACGACTCCACCGTCTTCTGGCCCACCGCCGGCGAATTTGAGCTGACGGTGGATTCCGAGGGCATGACCGAGGCCGGCCACTTTTACAGCGCAAACTCCTTCAGCATGGCCGAGCACGGAGGCACGCACCTGGACGCCCCCTATCACTTTTACGAGGAGGGGATCACCATGGACCAGATCCCCCCGGAGCAGCTCATGGGAGAGGGCATCGTGGTGGACGTGAGCGATTCGGCCCTGGCCAACCCCGACTACCGGGTGCAAATCTCCGATTTTCAGGCCTGGGAACAGGAGAACGGGCAGATTCCCGCGGGAGCCATCGTTATCGTGCGCACCGGCTACGGGCAGTTCTGGCCTGACCGCGAGCGCTACATGGGCACCGCCGAACGCGGGCCCGATGCGGTGGCCGACCTGCACTTCCCGGGCCTGCACCCCGAGGCGGCCGAATGGCTTACCTCCGAACGCGACATCAAGATGCTTGGCCTGGACACTCCCAGCCTCGACTACGGGCAGTCCACCGACTTCCGGAGCCATGTGATCCTGGCCAGCCACGACATTGCCGGACTGGAGAACCTGGCCAACCTGGAGCGGTTGCCGTCGCAGGGCTTCCGGGTCATCGCCCTGCCCATGAAAATCGAGGGAGGCAGCGGGGGACCCGTCCGCGTGCTGGCGATACTGCATGACACGGAGTAG